The proteins below are encoded in one region of Aquisphaera giovannonii:
- a CDS encoding YwqG family protein produces MSDDAASAGPLVRGLDLVREIAELARKHDRFLWGEPETGDEDGPAELTERDLAEVRAALEGFQESLRMAWESDRRPLRAWRRGSGGPPERLVPLEHAGSAWPPPCRADEAVQLLLDFDAKLRALVPAVDDDEPFDVDDFLEGWDTDAEAVAKAAPDPEDLARLKAEVLEEFRAAPEGPPAGPASPPAPGVDPEAAGAAVLGLLEAIAGLLELARGAGLAAEPSSVLLAKGRLRAAFPAAIDAPVMAARLLHRNRGGVRMKWYKGMATSCSDAVLDVGADLMDRLFDATAAEGEDGPGGWRQDLSEWKETVEWMGEQLDEVPPGFGDLADRVRDEHGRSGSIELPLAYTYVFEDQDEPVVVNRRAESIALLDQFRIPTEAAPGAKLMAGESAVEQIFYVPGEAPHRFLTKIGGLPYRLAHEAWPAGRDGRPLTFVAQFCVPAAYDLFPDGLYEEVLLIFARSESDLLSVNPYQDGLHFEWWPLGASPAKLVQAGDVPKTGWRIKPYFGVHLRTGDLHLVGPSPHVKIGGWPDFLQGGPRRGYYGGEFLLQLGRPGPVPPGLDRWAHQADPAAKGREITIGDDGYLYLFMRADQTIDAYPECY; encoded by the coding sequence ATGTCCGATGATGCCGCATCCGCGGGGCCTCTGGTCCGCGGCCTCGATCTCGTGCGCGAGATCGCCGAGCTGGCCCGCAAGCACGACCGGTTCCTCTGGGGCGAGCCCGAGACGGGGGACGAGGACGGGCCCGCGGAGTTGACCGAGCGGGACCTTGCGGAGGTCAGGGCCGCCTTGGAGGGCTTCCAGGAATCCCTCCGGATGGCCTGGGAGTCCGATCGTCGCCCGCTCCGCGCCTGGCGCCGGGGAAGTGGCGGGCCGCCGGAGAGGTTGGTGCCGCTGGAACACGCGGGGTCGGCGTGGCCCCCGCCCTGCCGCGCCGACGAGGCGGTCCAGCTCCTGCTCGACTTCGACGCGAAGCTCCGCGCCCTGGTCCCCGCGGTGGACGACGACGAGCCGTTCGATGTGGACGACTTCCTGGAGGGCTGGGACACGGACGCGGAGGCCGTGGCGAAGGCCGCCCCCGACCCGGAGGACCTGGCGAGGCTGAAGGCCGAGGTGCTCGAGGAGTTTCGGGCCGCCCCCGAGGGGCCGCCGGCCGGCCCGGCCTCGCCCCCGGCGCCCGGCGTCGATCCCGAGGCGGCGGGCGCCGCGGTCCTGGGCCTGCTGGAGGCGATCGCGGGGCTCCTCGAGCTCGCCCGTGGGGCGGGCCTCGCCGCGGAGCCCTCGTCGGTCCTCCTCGCCAAGGGGCGGCTCCGGGCCGCCTTCCCGGCGGCGATCGATGCGCCCGTCATGGCCGCCCGCCTGCTGCATCGAAACCGGGGTGGCGTTCGCATGAAATGGTATAAAGGTATGGCGACAAGTTGCTCGGATGCCGTGCTGGACGTCGGCGCCGACCTGATGGATCGCCTCTTCGACGCGACGGCGGCCGAGGGCGAGGACGGGCCGGGCGGCTGGAGGCAGGACCTCTCGGAGTGGAAGGAGACCGTCGAGTGGATGGGGGAGCAGCTCGACGAGGTGCCGCCCGGCTTCGGCGACCTCGCGGACCGCGTCCGCGACGAGCACGGCCGGTCCGGGTCGATCGAGCTCCCCCTGGCGTATACGTATGTGTTCGAGGATCAGGACGAGCCGGTGGTCGTGAATCGGCGTGCCGAGTCGATCGCGCTGCTCGACCAGTTCCGGATCCCGACCGAGGCCGCCCCCGGGGCGAAGCTCATGGCCGGCGAGTCGGCCGTCGAGCAGATCTTCTACGTCCCGGGCGAGGCGCCCCATCGGTTCCTGACGAAGATCGGGGGGCTTCCCTACCGGCTGGCGCACGAGGCATGGCCCGCGGGCCGGGACGGCCGGCCCCTGACCTTCGTGGCCCAATTCTGCGTCCCCGCGGCGTACGACCTGTTCCCGGACGGGCTGTACGAGGAGGTGCTGCTGATCTTCGCCCGATCGGAGTCGGACCTCCTCTCGGTCAATCCCTACCAGGACGGGCTGCACTTCGAGTGGTGGCCGCTGGGGGCCTCGCCCGCGAAGCTCGTCCAGGCCGGGGACGTCCCCAAGACCGGCTGGCGGATCAAGCCGTACTTCGGGGTCCACCTGCGGACCGGCGATCTTCATCTGGTCGGCCCGTCCCCCCACGTCAAGATCGGAGGCTGGCCCGACTTCCTCCAGGGCGGACCGCGCCGCGGCTACTACGGCGGCGAATTCCTCCTCCAGCTGGGCCGGCCCGGCCCCGTGCCGCCGGGCCTCGACCGCTGGGCCCACCAGGCCGATCCCGCCGCCAAGGGCCGCGAGATCACCATCGGCGACGACGGCTATCTCTACCTCTTCATGCGTGCGGACCAGACGATCGACGCCTACCCCGAGTGTTACTGA